A region of the Marmota flaviventris isolate mMarFla1 chromosome 3, mMarFla1.hap1, whole genome shotgun sequence genome:
AGAATCTTAGAAAATGTGGCCACTTGGGGCGAGTCAGGAGTCGGGCTCCCGCTTCCTTTTTCTATCTCCCATATCTAGAAATCATAGGAAATGCCAGCAAGTTTCGGGGGCATAGGGTCAGAGGTGGTGTAGTGGCTCATAGGAACACCGCAGGCAGAGGGAGTGACTAGGCTATGCTGGGAATACCCAGCATGCGATTCCCAGCCCTTTGCCTTGGGCGCCTTTTAGTCCAGTTTCTCTTTGAAGTTACAGAGAGCCTAAAAGTTCGGTTTCCAAGTTAAGGGCTAATGTTATTCAAGAAGAATTGAAAGTGAAAAGATTACTTTTTAACATCACCAAACAGGTCCGCGTCTAAATCCGTTTTGTCCCCATCGGTGCCCCGTAACCTTTTTTGTTTCCCGCCCAGCTCTTGCGTCACACGTCTTTTCCCGCTGTCGTCTCTACCTAGCTCTTTATGATTGGCTTAGACGCGACCCGAGCCCTTCCTGATTGGAAGCGGTGACTGGCAGTTCGACCTTCCTCCCGCCGCCGTGTTAGGTTGAGCTAGAGGCGCGGGGAAGAACTGGGGAAACTGGAATTTCCCTCGGAGCTGACGGCGTTTGCTCTCCCCCTACTCGTTTTAATTCCACGCGCTCCAAAATATACGCCATGGAGAAATCTTGGTAATGACCCATTCCCCGTAAGCATCCCAGGAACACATctgacccttgccctaattcCTCCCCACACCGCCGTTGGGGGAGAATTCTGGGTAACCAATTTCTCTGGTTCCCCCAGAGAATTCTGGGTAACTATTCGTTTCCATCATTTTCCCCATACCCCCGCCCCATTTGTGGATAACTGGCCACCCTAGAGAATTCTGGGTAGTTATTACAGAGGATTGTGGAAAACTGACTGGTTTTGGCTTCCTCGCTGCCTACCTTTTTCCAGGAAACAAGCATCATAGACCTTGCTTTCTAACTCCAACCTCTTCGCAGTACTTGTTCCCTTTACCTGGTGGTTCAGGGTTGAACCAGGAAGTGAGCAGATctgaagggaggagaaagggaagtcGAAGATCAGTTAGATAGTGGGTTCTTCCACCTTCACCCTACTGCCCATCCCTCTCCTGCCTGTTTCATCCTCTGCCTGACAGTCTCATCCCTTCTGCCTGCCTCATCACTCTTCTGCCCATATAATCTAGAGGACACTAAATACTAGTATCTGGGCTTACTCATGACTCAACTACCTCTTTCCCCTTGCAGGCCATGATGTCCATTCTAGGCCCACTGGTGCTCTTCTGCTGAAGGTTGGCTCAGGCATTTACAGGGACTGTGGCAAGGAAGGGTGTGACGCAGGTCTATCAgctgtcatcatcatcatgaaCTTTGAGGGTCTGGACCCTGGACTGGCAGAGTATGCCCCGGCTATGCATTCTGCCTTGGACCCTGTCCTGGATGCCCACCTGAATCCAAGTCTGCTACAGAATGTGGAGTTGGACCCAGAGGGAGTGGCCTTGGAGGCTCTTCCCGTGCAGGAATCAGTGCACATAATGGAAGGTGTCTACTCTGAATTGCACAGCGTCGTAGCTGAAGTGGGTGTGCCTGTGTCTGTCTCCCACTTTGACTTACATGAAGAGATGCTGTGGGTGGGGAGCCATGGGGTAAGAACCGTACCCCTTTATGAGGGATGAAAGGATGTATTGGTATTTTCCCAAGACTTCTGCTTTGCAGGGAGCCAGAACTGAGTTGAAGTGATGAGTTAGCTAAGTCAAACCAAGAGGAGGCTAGTGGAGAAAGAATAGAATTGGCTAGGATCTAGGGATGAGTTACACAGATATTTGTTCTCAGAAGGCATCCCACACTTTTGCCATAGTTTGTCcaagttttgtttcatttttgacgctggggattgaacctaggactactctactactgagttacgtCCCCAACACAACCTCCCcacacctttgtttttttggggtggggtactgaagattgaagCTAAAGGTGCTTTACtgtgaaccacatccccagccctatttatttatttattcatttatttatttatttagacagggtctcactaaattgtcgaGACTGTAATCCTCCTCCCTCACTGAAGATTGAAGCTAGAGGTGCTTTACtgtgaaccacatccccagccctatttatttatttatttatttagacagggtctcactaaattgtcgagactggccttgaacttgtaatcctccctcagccttccaaatctcTGTGCCACTGTGatcgacatccccagcccttttaatttatttcttctattttgagatagggtcttgctaagttgaccaggctggttttaaacttggaattctcctgcctcagcctcccaagtagctgggatcacagatgtgtgcAACTGCGCCCAGCTTATCTCATGTTTTGATTAACTGTACCTTTCACTTAATCTGTAGTCATTCAAATCAATCTTTAATGCCCCTCTTCTGTTTTCCCTTCTTATAATTATGGaatgtttaatgaatattttGCATATCTTATACAAAATCGTTTTGTTGGCTGTAGCCAACTTGTGTCTGAGAGCAGTTATCTGCATTaagttttttttggtggtgccggggatggaacccagggccttgtacatgcaaggcaagcactctaccaacagagctatatccccagcccccaagttttTGAAAATCTGAATCCATATTGTTTATATGCTATGAAACCaaaagttttataataaataatatggtACCAGGTGCactggtgcatgtctataatcccagaaaatTGGGAGACAgaagctggaggattgcaagtttgaggaaaAAAGGATGTACTgatataggaaaaacaaaaattcccaAGATAGTATATAGCATGGTAAGTAGAGTGTAAGAACCACAAGCAATTAAGATTCATTAGACTAGAAGCTGGAGCTAGAGAtgtatacatttattcatttaattagcattttgttttgtattttaacaggacaaagaacacaaaatttattACATGCCTagaggctgggggtatagttcagtggcagagtaagAGTACCtctctagcatgtacaaggccttgggtttgatttccagcatcacaaagatatacacatacatatacacacattttatttatattaaatgtccaAGGCGTGGGAGTATTAGTATTAGGCTCTTAACCAAGTTTTTGTTCTcccagtgctggagatggaacccagggtcttgcacacgctaggtaagtactctgccactgagctatatccccaaccctctcAACTAGTGTTTTTTGAGTCACCTACCAGGTGCCATACCTTGCTTTAAGGTTTAGTTTTGGAataaacagtaaacaaaaaaTGTACATCAGGTGCATCAGTACTCTTTAGAAAAATACAGTGGAAGAAAAAGGTTGAAGTAATGAAAGGTGAGAAATGTTACTATTTTAATGGTCAGAAGAGTTCTCTCTGAtaaagccactttttttttttttttcttttttgttgctaaggattgaacccagggcctcagattTACTAAGTATGTACgccaccactgagttataccccccaACCCCTAAAAAGCACGTGAATGGAGAAAAGGATATAGGCCAGAATGATCTAGACCCTCTAGAAGGGAGGGAAGAGCCATGCAAATAATTGGGGAAAGAATATTCTAGAGAACTTCACATACTTTGTTAAAAGAGCTTGGACTTGATCCTTCAGGCCACTGAAGGATTTTTAAATCTGGAATGGCAAGGTCTAGTTTATGTCCTAGATGAACTGCTAAGGTAGCATTATAGAGTCTGATTGAAGGAGGATGGGGCAAGACTTAAGTGAGATCAGTTTGTAGGCTATTGTAGCTCACACAAAATATGATTAAACCCTGAAGAAGCAATGAAGTCATGGATATGCAAGAAAAACTTGGGAAACATTTAGAAATTAAACAGGAGTAGACTACCAAATGACTTAGTCGACTAGGTGGATCACTGTACCATagagaatataataataattgaaatggTATACAAACAGTGAATTTAGAATGTAATGAGTTTGAGGTTCTCATGGGATAGCTAAGGagtgatatttaaaaagtatttggatGCATAAGTCTGAAGTTGGAGGCAGTGATCTGGtctagagaaggaaataaaacttgTTTAGCATTAGGATACATAGTTGAAACCTTGAAAACAGATGAGACTGCCTAGGAAGAAGGGTGAGAAGACAGTGGGCTGGGAACATCCATGTTTCAAGAGTGGTCAAAAGAATGAGAGTATATAAGGAAAAGAATGACTGTATGAAAGTACAAATTACGAGTCAGAAGTGAAATCAGGAGTGAATGACATCATAGAAGGTAGAGGAGGAATGTCTCACATACTCTGTTTTCCAGCCTGTGAATCACAGTGTCCACTTCCCAGATGACTGGTAGAGATTAAGATTTGACTGGAACATAAGAAAGCCAGCTGGCCAGTGGAGGATCAGAACATGTCCTTGGGCTTCTGAACACATCTCTAATAACACCTATTTTATTCAGCAGGATAAATTGAGGTAGAGTGTACCAGAGTATTTTGTAATGCATTAAGCAAAAGTACTTTGCAATACATTAACATAAAGCAATATTGTCATTGTTTCTATCACTAAGATTAACTGGTTCCTAGCTTTATGCCTCAGTTGCTCCTAGCCAGAAAGGACAGGCAAGGAAGGAGAAGAGCTGAGCAGTACTCAGTTCCTGACCTATATCTAGAATGGTCCTATCCTTCCACTCAGGGTATGTCTGTTGTTTTTGTCCCCTACAGGGTCATGCCACTTCATTTTTTGGCCCAGCCTTGGAGCGCTACTCATCTTTTCAGGTCAATGGTAGTGATGACATTCGACAAATCCAGAGCCTAGAAAATGGTATCCTTTTTCTCACCAAGAATAACCTCAAATATATGGCCCGTGGGGGTCTcattatatttgattatttgtaAGTGACTTTTCAGTTCTAGACTGGTAAAGAGGGAAACTTAGAGATAGTGAACGCTAAGGGATTGGCAGCTGGCCTGTTTACCTTTTCTCTCTTGCATAGACTGGATGAGAGTGAGGATATGCACAGTCTCCTGCTGACAGACAGCAGCACTCTACTCGTTGGTGGGCTTCAGAACCACATTTTAGAGATTGATCTAAACACTGTCCAGGAGACTCAAAAGGTATAAGCCTGTATTGGACCCAGGAAAGACCCATTCAGGGCCTGAGGTCATTGGGTGGAGGGACTGTGCTTGGGCTGAACATGTGCTAGAAATGTGGATGTGACCTTTCTGTCTTTTAGCCTGTGGGAAAAATCATTATTCTCACTGTTTTCTCCTTACTTCCCTTTTTAGTATGCAGTCGAGATACCTGGAGTCACCATTATGAGGCAGACAAATCGCTTCTTCTTCTGTGGTCACACATCTGGCAAGGTGGCCAAATTCCATAACTCTTCTTACCACAGGCCATTTCACTAGAAGAGTGGGGTCTATGATGAGAGgaaaaattcatttatcagttacGTTATACTATGAGATTATCTTGCATCCTAATGTTTTTTATAACTAGGAACCTTGGAGGCAAAGGGGTaaatgagttctttttttaaaatttttattcattattgatggacctttattcatttatttgtttatatgtggtgctgagaatcgaacccagtgcctcacacacgccaggcaagcattctaccactgagccacaaccccagtcccgtAAATGAGTTCTTTTGAGGGTAGCTTCTAGCTCTTGTcttctttttatgcttttttttttttttcccttagtactggggattgaacccaggggaactttaccactgagctacattgttACATtcccatatccccagtccttttatatatttttattttaaaaaaatgtatttttgaaaaaaaaaattttaaatatttattttttagttgtagttggacacaatatctttgtttcatttgttcatttttatatggtgctgaggatcgaactcaggaccttgcgtgtgctaggcgagcgctctaccactgagccacaactccagccccgaaaaattttgataaattgctgagtgtctcactaggttgctgaggctaatCTTAAACTtttgatcgtcctgcctcagtctttagagttgctaggattacaggaatgctcCACTATACCCtgccttttcttgtttttaattcttcataTCCTAGAGCCTTAGTTCCTTGGTAGGGACCTCACAAGTTTAGGTAGGTGACAGGGACAGAGTTAGCAGATAACAGTTATTTCTTCTTTAGGTTTCCCTGCGAGACCTCCGTAGTTTTAAGGTGGAGCATGAATTTGATGCCTTCTCAGGGAGTCTGTCAGATTTTGACGTGCATGGCAACCTGTTGGCTGCCTGTGGCTTTTCTAGCCGCCTCACTGGCCTGGCCTGTGACCGTTTCCTCAAGGTGTATGATCTGCGCATGATGCGTGCCATCACACCACTTCAAGTACATGTGGATCCTGCCTTCTTGCGCTTCATCCCTACATATACTTCTCGTCTTGCTATCATCTCTCAGTCAGGTATGAAGGGGATTGGGTAGGAGAGGTCAATGAGCAAAGGAGAAGATGGCACCAGAAGGAATATTCTCCTAGACACCATTTTGTTGGGgggaaaaataacttttcatcAGGTCCCAGGGTTTTACTTAGGCTTTGTTAGAGGTgaaagcttttattttcttcttgggtATGAGgaacacagaaaaagataaagataGAATAGgcaaaataatttgagaagtgcTTTTTTCTGGGTAGCAAACCATCTTGTAGTTCATGGGAAGGCATCGTCATTCTGACTATAGACGTGAATTTAGGATCTGTCTTGCCTTGATATCAGGAGAAGAGGATAGAGAAGGTATAAAAGGAAGTCTCCTTTTCACTTTTCAGGACTCAGTGggcttctttctccctcttaGGGCAGTGCCAGTTTTGTGAGCCCACAGGCCTGGCCAACCCAGCAGACATCTTTCATGTGAATCCTGTGGGACCTCTGCTAATGACATTTGATGTGTCAGCCAGCAAGCAAGCACTTGCCTTTGGGGATTCTGAGGGCTGTGTGCACCTCTGGACTGATTCCCCAGAGCCTTCCTTCAACCCCTATTCACGGGAGACTGAATTTGCTTTGCCCTGTCTGGTGGACTCATTACCTCCTCTGGACTGGAGCCAGGACCTGCTGCCTCTTTCCCTCATCCCTGTTCCACTCACAACGGACACACTTCTCTCTGATTGGCCTGCTGCCAACTCAGCTCCAGCTCCCAGGTTATACCTCACCTCTGGGCcaaaaggagggaaggggaaaaggCCAAGATAGAATTTTCTGCTAGCTCTGTTATTTTTATACCACTTTGCTAATTTCTGTCTATCTTTAGTATttcctgcacccccccccccttggACATTAGGGAGTGGATGTATAGATACTATGACTCTTCAAGCCTTAGAATCATATTGAATTATAGGCGAGCCCCACCTGTCGATGCAGAGATTCTGCGCACCATGAAGAAAGTGGGCTTCATTGGCTATGCACCCAACCCCCGCACCAGGCTGCGTAATCAGGTGTGTTCAAAGGGGAAATAATCCCACCCTAGCCAACTGGTGTTATcttatctttttcctttattagtcttttttgtgttttcaaaCAATTGGTTAGGGCATTTGGAGACTTGCTGAATTGAAGGAACTATGTTAGAGAGGATTCAAAGATGTACAAGATGTCCTTGTTCTTAGGAAGTTTAGTATTTGGTTGAAGGTAAGACATTAGTCATGTcagaagttattattattattcatattttttggtgatgctggggattgaacccagggtctatgtgcatgttaggtaagcactccaccactgagctacatccccagtccacatCAGAAATTAGTTATGTCCTATCGTTAAATTCCAAAGGAACATTATAAACATTTAGTACTAGGGCTATTTAGAAGAGAAGTGTTACTCTGGACTAGAGTGGTAAAGGGTGGCATAATGAAAGAGGGGGATATTGAACTGCAAATATGGGATATGGGTAAGTTAATGGTAATGAAGGAGAATATTCAAGATGAAGAACAGTGTTATTGGAAGTCTCAAGAGGAATTAATGCAAAAGCCTGTTCTGAGGAACTAAGAGTACACCAGTCTGGCTAGAACAGCAGTTAGTACTAGAAAGTAGTGAGAGATAAAAATTAGGGCCAAGCTATTAAGCTTTTAACACCAGTGTGTAGtagagctaggcatggtggcactttcctataatcctagctactttggaggttgaggcagatttgaggccagcctcagtaacttagtgagaccctgtctcaataaaaattttaaaagtctgggggtgtagctcagtggtagagtgtctctgggttcaatccccaatcaaagaaaaaaaaaaaaaaagaagcgaTGCACTTTGAAAGCAGCAGTCTGTGAGGGTTAGTTTGGTAACTGAAATGAGTGGATATAGGGAGACCAGTGGGGAAGCCACTACAGTTGTCCAGCTGATATGGcagtagaaataaaaaggaaacagtgAATACTGTTTCTATTTTTCGTGAAAATAGAAGGCTCAGAACTTGGTGGCTGTTTCAGTGTTGGTATAAAAGAGAGGTGGAAACCAAAGATGATTAAGATATCCATCTAgggctagaaatgtggctcagtggttgaatggtTGGCTGACAAACATGAGGCCCTGGATgtgatccctagcactacaaaaaggaaaaaaaaaagaaaaaagaaaagacagacatCCAACAGagttaaccttttttttaaaaccctagATTCCTTACCGACTTAAGGAGTTGGATAGTGAATTTGATAGCTTCAGCCAGGTCACTGAGTCACCGATAGGACGGGAAGAGGAGCCACATCTCCACATGGTTTCAAAGAAATACCGCAAGGTGCTGGAGGGCCCCAAGGCAGGACTTCTGTGGCTTATGGGGAAAGGTACCCTGGGAAGTGTCATATGAGAAAGATGAAAGGATTCTGTCAAGAAGCTTTCACCTACCACTCTGGACCCAGGAGGGAGGTTTTTAGGAAAGGCTATGGCTACTGGGAAGATTTGGGGACTCTAAAGACTCATCCTGCTTAGACTGTTTTTACCATAGGTAACCATCAAATATTCCAAGCTAGGGCTTGAAGACTTTGACTTCAAACACTACAATAAGACCCTTTTTGCTGGATTAGAGCCTCACATCCCCAATGCCTACTGTAACTGCATGATTCAGGTAAGGACTGGGTATTGTATAACTGGAACATGCCTActgctttttttcttccatttttgttGCCCCTCAACTCCTACTCTACTCTTCCCAAGTGTCCTCAATCAAGCTCACTGTACCTTAGACTCATCTAGTATTCTTTTTTGCCCACACATCTTCAAATCTCCACTGTGAGCTCCACAGCTTTAGTGGAATTCTACTTTGTATTCTCCAACAGCTTACTTAACCTCTCCATCTCTCATCTCCTCCCAGATACCCTCACCTCTTCTGCTCTTCCCTCTAGGTGCTCTATTTCCTGGAGCCTGTTCGCTGTCTAATTCAGAACCATCTCTGCCAGAAGGAGTTCTGTCTGGCATGTGAACTGGGCTTCCTCTTCCATATGTTGGACCTCTCTCGTGGTGATCCTTGCCAGGTCAGTGCCTGGATACCTGGGACACTTAAaatggaaggagaaggggagaggcATGGgggaaatggaggaactgtgattgggcgaAGGTGGGGGAgcgtgcatgggggcaggaaagttggtagaatgagatggacatgattACCCTAGGTatgtgtatgactgcacatatggtttgatgctacattgtgtacaaccactgaaataaaaagttgtgctacaattgtgtacagtgaatcaaaatgcattctgctgtcatacatacccacttaaaataaataagttaatttaaaaaaagttatacgGATGTAgtaaaactgaatttatttttaaattaaagaaaatggaaggggaagggagatggACAGTAGGCAGGGACATTGTTGTACAAATggccacaaaagagaaaataacccCTTTCCATCCACATACCCCTTTCCAGGGCAGTAATTTTCTTCGGGCATTCCGTACCATTCCTGAGGCCTCAGCCCTTGGTCTGATCCTAGCTGACTCAGATGAGGCTTCAGGCAAGGGCAATCTGGCTAGGCTCATTCAGAGGTGGAATCGCTTCATTCTCACTCAACTGCATCAGGATATGCAGGAGCTTGAAGTACCCCAGGCATATCGAGGTGCTGGAGGCAGGTATAGCATTGGTTGGGAATAGTTAAAGAAAATAGGCCCTTCTGGGACTTAAAGGGTCTCCTTACTTCCTCAGTATGTATATGTTGCCTTCCCCACTCTTAGCAGCTTTTGTTCATCGGGGGACTCTGTCATTGGGCAACTGTTCAGCTGTGAGATGGAGAACTGCAGCCTTTGTCGCTGTGGCAGTGAGACCGTGCGAGCTTCATCCACTCTGCTTTTCACACTCTCCTACCCTGAGGGTAGCAACTGTGGTATACCCTGCAGCTGGGTTGGGAAGCCTCCCCTAGGTGTCCTGTAACCTTGGTGGGGGGGTGGATTAATTATGGATGGAAGGGAGAACCTGGAGTGAAGTATCCAGTTTCCTCTCAGATAAAACCGGGAAGAATTATGACTTTGCTCAGGTGCTGAAGCGAAGCATCTGCCTGGAGCAGAATACACAGGCCTGGTGTGACAACTGTGAGAAGTACCAGCCCACGGTGAGTGGGTATTACCCTGAACTGGATGGAGTACAACCATGTTGGGGACTTGGGCAGGTCCCACTTGGACCTGACTATGTTGGCACTATAAtctagggatatatatatatatagggggTGGGAAGAAACCAAATTTGAGGCTATAGGCCCAGGTTTTACTGTTCCTGTACAGGTTTCTTACCCTGTAGATtccctgatatttctttctttttttttttttttttggtcctgggattGAATTTGGGCACTTGACCagcgagccacatccccagccctattttgtattttatttaaagacagggtcttaatgAGTTGCTTTGctcttgttgaggctggctttgaactcgcaatcctcctgccttagcctcctgagcttctgggattacaggcgtgtgccaccacccTCCGCTTCCGTgctatttcttgtttattttgttttctcagatTCAGACCCGCAATATCCGCCATCTGCCAgatattcttgttattaactgtGAAGTGAACAGCTCAAAAGAGGCTGATTTCTGGAGAATGCAGGCTGAGGTAAGGACTGAGGCTGGAAACAGGGCCTTTAGgagtactttatatttttcttcctttctgtgtgATCATGTTCTTGAAGAATCAGATGTTTTATCCTTTGTGTTCAGGTTGCCTTCAAGATGGCAGTAAAGAAACATGGTGGGGAAATCTCCAAGAACAAGGAATTTTCTTTGGCTGATCGGTAGGTTCTGTCTTAGGAGTTGTCAAAGGATTgaactagctgggcatggtggcacatgccatttgggaagctggggcaggaggattgtaggttcaaggccagcctgggcaacttagcaagagagtgtctcaaaaattttttaaaaggattgaggatgtagctcagtagtagaacatttgtGAAGCttgtgtgaagccctaggttcaatccctactactatgagaaaaaaaaaaaaacagattaaactACCCATAGTAACTCTTATCACTGACTAGCTCTTTTCAGAGTACATTTCCAATTCTTCTGTCCTGATAGGAAAGAACTAGGGAGTCCAGAGGGTGTGCTGTTGTGTCCTTCCATTGAGGAGTTGAAGAACGTCTGGCTTCCTTTTTCCATTCGCATGAAGATGACCAAGAACAAAGGGCTGGATGTTTGCAATTGGACTGAAGTGCAGGTTGTTGGAAAAattgggaagaagagagggaCTAAGGGAGAAAAGGTGGGATAGAAGGTGAAGTAGGACAGGGGCAAGGTGGAACTtagtagaggagaaagaaaggaataaggCCTAGTATTTATCAGCTGTGGGATTTTCAGTTTAGTGCTATGCGTCATAGATGGGCTAGAATGGACATAATGCACCCTGGTCCCCCATTCCCTATTCACCCAACTCCTTGTCCTCTAGCTCCACTCCCCCTACACCTATCCTTAAACTTAGCTTAGCAGCCTGGGTACCCTCCTCACAGTGGGGCCCAGCCAGGGCAGAGGAGGAGCATGGTGTCTATGTGTATGACTTGATGGCTACTGTGGTACACATCCTGGACTCACGCACAGGGGGCAGCCTGGTGGCTCACATCAAAGTTGGAGAGACCTACCACCAGCGCAAGGAGGTAAGTGAGATGGTATAGAGCAAGGTCACTCCTGGGGATGACCATAGTAGAGTCCCAGATCTGTCCTTGAGCTTCTGACACAGTGGTCCAGCCATAACTTTGGCCTCAGCCTTTCTCTGATTCTACACAGGGCGTTACTCATCAGCAATGGTATCTCTTCAATGACTTCCTTATTGAACCTATTGATAAGGTGAGTTGCAACATGTTCTATTCTCTTTTCATCTCCCCTTTCCTAGCATTCTCATTCTCTAGGTCCTGTAGAATGTCAGGCATAttcaagagggaggaaggaatatTCAGGAATAACAGGTGTTAGCTAAATTAAAAACATCACTTGAGTCTTGGCCTCTGActtggggaagaagaaaaagggacaTATGTATACATAGGCCAAAAGtactttttttacttttcttttcctccttcgctcctttcttccctccctccctaccttttcctccttccttctttttctctttcttccttcttttctgctagggattgaacccaaggccttgcacatgctaggcaagcactttaccattgaattaTATCCACaacctctttttctcttctctagtATGAAGCAGTGCAATTTGACATGAATTGGAAAGTACCTGCTATCCTTTATTATATCAAAAGGAATCTCAATTCCAGATACAACCTGAATAGTAAGTGGTACAGGAGTAGACCTTGGGTGTGGGCAGCTTAAATTGGGCTTCAGAAAGACATCTGGGAAATAGCTTGTTAGTATACAAGATTGGTAACCACTGCTA
Encoded here:
- the Pan2 gene encoding PAN2-PAN3 deadenylation complex catalytic subunit PAN2 isoform X8, giving the protein MNFEGLDPGLAEYAPAMHSALDPVLDAHLNPSLLQNVELDPEGVALEALPVQESVHIMEGVYSELHSVVAEVGVPVSVSHFDLHEEMLWVGSHGGHATSFFGPALERYSSFQVNGSDDIRQIQSLENGILFLTKNNLKYMARGGLIIFDYLLDESEDMHSLLLTDSSTLLVGGLQNHILEIDLNTVQETQKYAVEIPGVTIMRQTNRFFFCGHTSGKVSLRDLRSFKVEHEFDAFSGSLSDFDVHGNLLAACGFSSRLTGLACDRFLKVYDLRMMRAITPLQVHVDPAFLRFIPTYTSRLAIISQSGQCQFCEPTGLANPADIFHVNPVGPLLMTFDVSASKQALAFGDSEGCVHLWTDSPEPSFNPYSRETEFALPCLVDSLPPLDWSQDLLPLSLIPVPLTTDTLLSDWPAANSAPAPRRAPPVDAEILRTMKKVGFIGYAPNPRTRLRNQIPYRLKELDSEFDSFSQVTESPIGREEEPHLHMVSKKYRKVTIKYSKLGLEDFDFKHYNKTLFAGLEPHIPNAYCNCMIQVLYFLEPVRCLIQNHLCQKEFCLACELGFLFHMLDLSRGDPCQGSNFLRAFRTIPEASALGLILADSDEASGKGNLARLIQRWNRFILTQLHQDMQELEVPQAYRGAGGSFCSSGDSVIGQLFSCEMENCSLCRCGSETVRASSTLLFTLSYPEDKTGKNYDFAQVLKRSICLEQNTQAWCDNCEKYQPTIQTRNIRHLPDILVINCEVNSSKEADFWRMQAEVAFKMAVKKHGGEISKNKEFSLADRKELGSPEGVLLCPSIEELKNVWLPFSIRMKMTKNKGLDVCNWTEVQWGPARAEEEHGVYVYDLMATVVHILDSRTGGSLVAHIKVGETYHQRKEGVTHQQWYLFNDFLIEPIDKYEAVQFDMNWKVPAILYYIKRNLNSRYNLNIKNPIEASVLLAEASLARKQRKTHTTFIPLMLNEMPQVGDLVGLDAEFVTLNEEEAELRSDGTKSTIKPSQMSVARITCVRGQGPNEGIPFIDDYISTQEQVVDYLTQYSGIKPGDLDAKISSKHLTTLKSTYLKLRFLIDIGVKFVGHGLQKDFRVINLMVPKDQVLDTVYLFHMPRKRMISLRFLAWYFLDLKIQGETHDSIEDARTALQLYRKYLELSKNGTEPESFHKVLKGLYEKGRKMDWKVPEPESQTSPKNAAVFSSVLAL
- the Pan2 gene encoding PAN2-PAN3 deadenylation complex catalytic subunit PAN2 isoform X2, whose translation is MNFEGLDPGLAEYAPAMHSALDPVLDAHLNPSLLQNVELDPEGVALEALPVQESVHIMEGVYSELHSVVAEVGVPVSVSHFDLHEEMLWVGSHGGHATSFFGPALERYSSFQVNGSDDIRQIQSLENGILFLTKNNLKYMARGGLIIFDYLLDESEDMHSLLLTDSSTLLVGGLQNHILEIDLNTVQETQKYAVEIPGVTIMRQTNRFFFCGHTSGKVSLRDLRSFKVEHEFDAFSGSLSDFDVHGNLLAACGFSSRLTGLACDRFLKVYDLRMMRAITPLQVHVDPAFLRFIPTYTSRLAIISQSGQCQFCEPTGLANPADIFHVNPVGPLLMTFDVSASKQALAFGDSEGCVHLWTDSPEPSFNPYSRETEFALPCLVDSLPPLDWSQDLLPLSLIPVPLTTDTLLSDWPAANSAPAPRRAPPVDAEILRTMKKVGFIGYAPNPRTRLRNQIPYRLKELDSEFDSFSQVTESPIGREEEPHLHMVSKKYRKVTIKYSKLGLEDFDFKHYNKTLFAGLEPHIPNAYCNCMIQVLYFLEPVRCLIQNHLCQKEFCLACELGFLFHMLDLSRGDPCQGSNFLRAFRTIPEASALGLILADSDEASGKGNLARLIQRWNRFILTQLHQDMQELEVPQAYRGAGGSFCSSGDSVIGQLFSCEMENCSLCRCGSETVRASSTLLFTLSYPEGSNCDKTGKNYDFAQVLKRSICLEQNTQAWCDNCEKYQPTIQTRNIRHLPDILVINCEVNSSKEADFWRMQAEVAFKMAVKKHGGEISKNKEFSLADRKELGSPEGVLLCPSIEELKNVWLPFSIRMKMTKNKGLDVCNWTEVQWGPARAEEEHGVYVYDLMATVVHILDSRTGGSLVAHIKVGETYHQRKEGVTHQQWYLFNDFLIEPIDKYEAVQFDMNWKVPAILYYIKRNLNSRYNLNIKNPIEASVLLAEASLARKQRKTHTTFIPLMLNEMPQVGDLVGLDAEFVTLNEEEAELRSDGTKSTIKPSQMSVARITCVRGQGPNEGIPFIDDYISTQEQVVDYLTQYSGIKPGDLDAKISSKHLTTLKSTYLKLRFLIDIGVKFVGHGLQKDFRVINLMVPKDQVLDTVYLFHMPRKRMISLRFLAWYFLDLKIQGETHDSIEDARTALQLYRKYLELSKNGTEPESFHKVLKGLYEKGRKMDWKVPEPESQTSPKSKAWDGTRETGLDAAVFSSVLAL